DNA sequence from the bacterium genome:
AAAAAAGGTAATCCCGAATGGAGATTGTTATACAGGTTATCAAAGTTTTCAGTCATTGGTTGTTTAGTGTTACTATTAGTATTATTTCTTTTTGTTCCGTTTGATTATAAGAGAAAAAAAGGGGGGGGGAACAGTTATAAGTGATAAGCTTAAAACAAAATCCTACCCCCCCATAGTTGCTCTTGATTCGGGTGAGGGATATAATAAATTTCACTTGAACATGGTAATGCTTTTGACCAAGTGTAAAAAACACAAAAGAAGGTAAAAAGTGAATATTGTCGAAGAACGTATAAACCGCTGGAAGCGAAAGTTAATTGACTTATCCAAAAGAAATAGACTTCTAAACTTTCGACCAACCAAAGTTACAACTATTCGTATTATAGATGAAATTCCGACGGAAATTTATAAGCTTATAGTGACAAACAATACCTCTATGACCTTTTTGCACATTCCTTCGGAAGAAGATAAAGAGGAGAAGATAGAAGATAAACAGGAAACCAATACATCATCTCAAGAATTTCAGGCTTATGAGGGTTCCGATTTAGAGGAAAAATATATTGATAAATATCTACAAACAAACTTGTCAAAGGAAGACCTGAGGCGTAATTTATTTAGAATATATTCAAAAACCACATCTGTTATGGAAGAACAGGGCTACAATGCCTTGTTCTTGGCTTTAGGCTATTTAGAATGGTATGAGTCAGACAACTCTAATGTTCAGTTAAAAGCACCAATCATTTTAGTCCCCGTCGAATTAACACGTCAATCTGTAAAAGGCTCTTTTAAACTAAAATATGCTGATGACCCTATTATATTTAATCCTGCTTTAATACAAAAGTTAAAAAACGATTTTGGCATAAAACTAGAGACAGATGAATATTTTAATGAAGAAGTAGATCCTCAACAAATACTTGCATGGGTTAGGGAAACTGTTAAAAATTACAAGCGATGGCGTGTTACCAATGATATATATTTAAGTCTGTTCTCATTTTCAAAATTCATAATGTATAAGGATACAGAAAAATACTTTAATATTCTATTAAATAACCCTTTTATACGAAAGATATGTGAACAATTTTCAGATAAAAATGTCTCACTTGGGTTACTTGAGGAAGAAAAAGATTTAGACGGAGTGTTGACTCCCCATAATACATTCCAAATCTTGGATGCAGATTCAAGTCAACAGCAAGTAATATTAGCTGCTAAGAGAGGGAAAAATCTTGTTGTCGAAGGACCACCTGGCACTGGGAAATCACAAACTATTGCAAATATAATATCTGAATTTTTAGCTGAGAACAAAAAGGTTTTATTTGTTAGCCAAAAAATGGCAGCTTTAGAAGTCGTAAAAAAACGTCTAGACAATAATGGCATTGGTGATTTTTGCTTAGAATTGCACAGTAGAAAAGCAAATAAAAACAAAATTATTAAAGAATTGGTAAGAGTTTTAGAAACACCAAAGAAACCAGACCACTCCCATGATGATGAAATATCCAATATAGAAGGAATCAAAAAAGAACTAAATGATTATGTAAAAGCCATTCATACCCCTTATGGTAAATTAGAAATGACCCCCTATCAAGCATTTGGGATAATAAACAAACATTCGGACATGGAAGATATGTCTTTGATATTCAAAGACATACAAGAATGGAGTAAACATAAATACAATAAGTGTTGTGATTTATTGGGTAATTTAGCTCACAATCTATCAAAAATTCATACTCCAGTAGATCATCCGTGGTATGGTTCACAACTAACAGCTATTTATTATCAAGATAAAACAAACTTGAAGAAGTTGATGGAGTTGATTGTTGAGAATTATTCTACTATGCAAAATCATTTAGAAAAACTTAAGAAATGTCTCTTTTTCAATAATCCTATTACAATTACTAAGATAGAAACCCTAATAGATATCAATCTTCTTCTTAATAAATATTATCGCTATATTAAAAATCCTTTTCTACGATTAACAATTTCTTTTTGGAAAAACCATAGTTTATTGAAAAAACATATAAGTAATGCCCAACATGGGAAACAAGTAGAATTGGCTTTTGATAAGTTAAAAAATCAGAAAAGGATTAGACAAGAGGAGAAAATCAATATTGAAAGTTATGAACCTACTATATATGCTTTACTGAAATTGTTAGGCAAACTAAAAGAAGACATAAGTAACTTATTGGAAATAGTAAAATTTGATAATTTTTTACTTTTCGATATGAATCACACTGAATGCAACCTATCAGATCTAACGTCAAAAATTAAAAGAATGAAAGACAATATAGATTCTTTGGATGATTGGGTCAGATATCAAGACACACTGCAGGAATGCCAAAAAGAGGAGTTGGGAGACTTTGTCGATAAAGTTATATCCTCAAAGATTCCACTTGAAATAGTGGTTAACGCTTTTGAGTGTCAATTTCTAAGGTGTTGGCTTGATGCGGTTTTCTCAGAAAGAAAATCATTGAGGAAATTTTATGGTGAAGATCATGAAAAACTAATTCAAAAATTTGGTGAGCTTGATAAGAAACAGATAAAATTAGCTAAAGTAAGACTTCAACATGCTCTTTCAGGTAAATACGATAGTAATTACACACCTTCCAAAGCTTCTGAATTAGGAATTTTAAGAAGAGAAGGAAGAAAGAATAGAGCTCACATGCCACTTAGAAAACTTTTTACATTAGCACCTAATATTATAACTAGTTTAAAACCATGTTTAATGATGAGTCCCCTAACAGTAGCACAGTTCATTAACCCAGAATTAGTGAGGTTTGATCTAGTAATTTTCGATGAAGCTAGTCAAATACCGCCAGAGGATAGTATTGGCTCAATTCTGCGTGGTAACCAAATTATAGTAGCAGGAGATAGTAAACAGTTGCCACCCACAAGTTTCTTCCAATCCGAGGTGCTTACGCCAGAAGACGAAGATGACAGTTCAGTAGAAGAAACAGCACCTGAGGACTTAGATAGTATTCTCGATGAATGTGCTGTTAGTGGTATTCAAAAGGCACCATTGCTATGGCATTATCGAAGTAAACATGAATCTCTGATTGCTTTTTCTAATAAAAATTTTTATAACAATCGCCTCTTTACCTTTCCATGTGCAGAAGAAGAATGCCCTAATTTAGGAATAAAGTTTCATTACAAGCCTGATACGTTTTATGATAGAGGCGGGAAAGGAACAAATATTGAGGAAGCAATTGTTGTAGCAAACGCTGTTTTTAAACATTTCAAAGAAAATCCTGCACTTAGCTTAGGTGTTGGAACATTCAGTATAAGACAAAAATATGCAATTGAAGACGCGATTGAAGGAATGCTTCGAGAAGATAATAGTTTAGAAGTCTTTTTTGCAAAAGATAGACCGGAACATTTTTTTATAAAGAATTTAGAAACAATTCAAGGGGATGAAAGAGATGTAATATTTATTAGCGTAGGATACGGAAAAGATCAAAATGGACGATTACCGATGAATTTTGGGCCAATAAACAAGATTGGAGGAGCGAGACGCTTAAATGTTTTAGTAACTCGTGCCAGACAACGCCTTAATATTTTTAGCTCTATCCGTGGAGATGATTTTGATTTATCAAAGACAGATAAAGAAGGTGTGCGTTTCTTTAAATCCTATTTAGACTTTGCCGAAAAAGGCAAAACTTTTCTACTACAAGATGTTTATTCCGAAGGACTTTCAGAATCTCCCTTTGAAGAATCCGTTTATGATTTGTTAATAGCTAAAGGTTTTAAAGTGAGGAAACAGGTTGGATGTTCCGGCTATAGAATAGATTTAGCAGTGATAGATGACGATTCGCCAGGCAAATATATTTTAGGTATAGAATGCGATGGCGCATGCTACCATTCATCTTTAACAGCACGTGATAGAGATAGATTAAGGCAAGAAGTTTTAGAAAGTTTAAATTGGAATATATATAGAATATGGTCTACAGATTGGTTTAAAAACTCCCGTAAAGAATTTGAAAAATTACTTTATGCTATAGAAAAAGCCAAGAAAGGCGAATTTTCTAAAAAAAAAATTGAATTCGACTCAGAATATGTAATTAAATATAAAGATGCTAAACGTGTCAATAAGCAATCAGAAGTTAAAAGTTATCAATTAGCACCCCATCCCTTTAAGTTTGTATCTTACCCAAGTAATTTCTATTCGGCAGATTACCCAGGAATTGCTTCCGTATTACAGATAATAGTTAAATATGAAGGACCTATCCATAGAAATGAAGCATGGAAGAGAGTTATACAGTGTTGGGACATTTGCAGCATAGGCAATAGAATCAGGCAAATCTTACAATCAACCGAAGATTATTCTGTATCTAATAAAATGATAAAGAAAAAAGGAGAATTTTATTGGTCTATAAATATGATTAAACCCCGTGTTAGAAAGAGAGATTCCAAAGAGATTGCAAGAAAAATTCGATTGATTGCCCCCGAAGAAATTGGAGAAGCTACCTTAATTGTATTGAAAAAAGAATATAGCATGCCAAAAGATAATTTGATAGATCAAACAGCTAAGTTACTGGGGTTTGATAGAGTTACTGAAGATACTAATAGATATATATGGGAAAGCATCAACAACTATAAAAAATCCAATAAAATATTAGAGATAAACGAAAGATTTACTTTTAATACTGACGAAGAAGAAAGTTTTGGAAAAGAAAAGATATTAAAAGCTAAAAAAGATAATGCTTTAGATGAAATTCCTCCAGTAAAAATTAAAAGTAGAGAAGAGGAAAAGAGTAAATTAAAAGATATCGAGGGACATATTAAACAGGCTATTGAAAATCACAGTATTATTACTATAGAATACACTTCACGTTCATCACGTTCTACAGTCAGGAAAATTGAGCCACATCATTATGATGGGATTTACATTAGGGCTTTTTGCCATCTCGCTAAAGAGGATAGAACATTTAGAATAGACAGAATAAAAAGAATTGTAACAGAGTGAAGTAAAGATACCTCGATAGTTCTACATTTAACATCAAAATAATCTGTTTCCCAACGAGCAAGGGGGACACCCCAAGATTTAAAAGTATTTCATTGAAACCTTTGGGTAAAAGTGGTAGATTCTGAGAGGAAGAAGGATTATTCTATGTCTAATCACAAGACAGCATTAGTCCCTATTGAAACGTGGTGTTTTAATTCGCCAAATTTGCGATATATAGGGAAAAATATTGATATCGGTTTGTTTGCTGAATCATTAATTTATTACGATCAAATTCTTCTCAACGTAGCAAACCCATCCCAATTCGCTGAACTAATCCAATGGCTTATAGAAGACAACAGTTACCAAGAATTCTTAGGTCTAATAAAAGATGGTGTTGTTAAATTATATGATTTTGCATTCCTTACAACCGTAGTTAATAAGAATGGGGTTTTCAGTGAATGGAATATACAAGATCCTATTCAAGTCCAACCTAATACTTTTGAACAAAGATACCTATATAGTAAGGAAGTTGAGGCATGCTTCAAAAAAACTAGGCACAAAATCCAACTTTACAAAGCCATTCGTGGTAATGTCATTGAAGTAAAAGCAGATGCTTTTGGGACAGCAATTAAAAACGCTCGAATTGATAATGGTAATGCTTCACGGCACGAGTTATTTCTGCAAGCTTTTATTGACGAATTGTATAATTTCCGCAAATTAGGAAAACCACCCGTAATAAAAGCAACGATAATTCCATCAACAGATGGAACTAAATATCACATTGTCTGGAACATACACTTTGCTCCTATTACAAAATTAGCGGGAAAAAACCTGAATTTCCATGAAGGAGTTCCCTTAATGGGAGGAGTAAGGTCAAATAGGTTGTTACTAGCAGCTGCAAAATTAAATTGTGATATGTTCCTAGGACAACCTATGAGTATTCTTGTTGGTGATAAACTTTACGAAAGCACATATACTAGTATAAAGCATGGGAAAACAATTGAAACGCTAAAAGAGAAGGTAGATTTTCCCGATATAAGACATCTAGTTAATGAAGGTCAAATTTCTTTAAATGAAATCATTAAAATTCGGGGGAAAGCGCGTAGATTTAGAGATTGGTTGCAAACTGAATCTGACAGAGATCAAGATGCAATTATAGCCTACCATCATGAAGTAGCAAAAGAATCGGGGTTTATTAAGTGTAGTCGAAAAGCCATTAATTTATTTGGCATACTTGGTGGAGGAGCAATAGGTTCTATCATAGGGGGGTCTGTTTCTGGAGTTGGTGGCGCAACCATTGGTGGAATGGTTGGTAGTGGAACAGGATTTCTCGCAGATATAGCTTCCAAAATAGGAGCAGATTGGAAACCTGTGGTATTTGGAAATTGGACAAGCGATAGGATAGAAAAAGTGTTGAGACAAAAAAACAAAAAAGGTTAATTCCTCTCTACTTGCTACTCCCTAATTAAATACGACTAATCTTTAATCTGTGTAATCCCTGCCATGTACCACGTTAGGTGCGGGACGAAGATTGAACTTATACAATAATCCCCCCTAGTTTTGCCACTGAATCAATTGTATCACCCCGCACCACGTAGGGTGCGGGACGAAGATTGAACTTGGTAAAGTTCAATCTTCGAAGTACATGTTATCCGCTATTAAATAATTAAAATCTTTTTCCAGTTCGTTGGGTTTAATGTGTTTAATCTTTTTGGCTATTTCCTCTGCGGTTTTTCTTATCTTCTTAGAAAGAAGCATTTCTCTTGCGCCTGCTAAAGCGCCGTTACCTATCTTTACTACTTTTTCTTCTGCATCAGGCAAAAGACCAATCTTTATAGCGTTTTTAACATTTATATAATTTCCGAATCCTCCTGAAAGATAAATCTTATCCAAATCTTTAACATCTATACCGTAATGTTTTAAGAGAATAAGCTGGTCTGTTTTCAAGCTGGCTTTTGCATTAACGAGTTGATAGATATCCGATTGGGTTAGTTTTATTTTACCCGCCACTCCCGCCACTGAACATTTGGCGGGCAGGAAAAACTGGCGCGGCAAGTCTGTTACAAGGAAATCCCCCTTAATCTTTGCATCCTTGCTCATAATCCCGCATTTTAATAGTTCGGCTAATAAATCAATAAGTCCTGAACCGCATATCCCAACCGGCTCCTTCTCCCCTATCGTCTGATATATAGCTTTGCCATTTTCAATTTTTATATTCTTTATTGCCCCTTCAATAGCACCTGTTCCTGAAGTAACATTTGCGCCTTCATATGCGCCACCTGCGGCAAGAGTCGCGCTGATTAATCGTTTTGAATTTCCGAGTATCACTTCGCCGTTTGTGCCAATATCAATGAGCATACTGGGTTGAACGCTATTATAAATTTCAGAAGCAATAATATCCGCCAAAGCATCCGCACCTGCGTGTCCGCCAATTAAAGAGGCGCCATAAACTTTTGCCTTTGGGAATATATTAAGCCCCAGTTCTTCTGCAGTTCTTACAATCGGTTCTTTATGAACAGGTTCATAAGGTCTTAAGCCCAGAGAAAATATATCAAGACCAAAGAAAATATTTCTCATTGTGGAATTGCCTACTATTATCGCTTCGTAAATATATTGCGCAATATCCAATTCTTTTAAGGATTCATTTATTCCGTCTATCACACATTTTTGTAATTGTTGTATTTTTATTTTTATTTCTTCTTCCGTACGATAGGCGAGCCTCCTCTCCCCTACTATTGCGTGTTCAATTCTTGATACGACATCTCCACCGTAAATAATCTGCGGATTTGTCTTTGCTATGGTTTTGACGATTTCACCTGTCTGGAGATTAACTATCTCAAACACTAAAGTGGTAGTACCAACATCTACCCCAAGCCCATAAATTTTCCCTTTATAATCATCAAGCGTTTCACCATCGTATACTACCCTATTATCTTTTAGTATAGTGGAAGGATTTAATTTTAACCCTGAACCGAACTTATTCTGGTTCAGAGCTGTACCTTCTTTTAATATTTGGTACTTGCCGGGTTCTTTTATAAAAACAGTTATATTGCCTACATCTTTTGTCACTTTTGCCTGACAAGCTAATCTTTCATCGGAAGATAGGGAGAAGGATTTTTCGGACTTTGCTAATTCATTTAAGTTCTCTTTTCCTTTTTCTATTCTTACTCTACACTTACCGCATTTACCTTTACCGCCACACTCGGCATTAATTTCTATGCCGGTTTTCTTAATATAATCCAGAATTGAAAGACCGTTTTCAAGGACAAGCCCTTCCTTTCCTTTTTTATATTGGGGGAAATATATTTTGCTCATTTTTAAAACATCCTTATTGTCATTGCAAGCCGAAGGCGAAGCCCGCCTGCTTGCGAAGCGAGCAGACAATCCAAATAGAAAAGATTGCCACCCCTGAACCACGTTGGGTTCAGGGTCGCAATGACAGATTTTTTTGGGAACTGCAGTTACTTTACCACTTTTATAAAAATAAATTAAGTGTTGTGCCTACCAATAACGCGACTGTAATCATAATGATAGTAGCTTTGAACATGTCTTTTATGCCCAGTTCGCGGATTAGGACAACAAAAGTGGCAATACAAGGGAAATAGATAGTTAAAATCGTTGAACCGATAATCAATTGTTTAGTGGTTAAATTAAGAGGTCCAAGCATACCGATGGCTACATCTTTCCTCAAGAAACCGACTATTAAAGAGGAAATTGCTTCTTTGGGAAGTCCAAGTAAAGTTGTAAAAACAGGCGCAAATACTTTAGCAATAAAATCCATTATCCCTAAGCAATGAAGCATGTTAACCAAAAACACGCCTAATAGCACTAAAGGCAATGCTTCTTTTAAAAATGCGGCTAAACGCATCCAAAGTTTTTTAATTACCGCCAATGTCTGGGGTATTCTATAAGGCGGAATTTCAAGAAGAAGCTCAGGACTAGTGCCTTTTAAGCCTTTGTTTAAAATCAATCCCTTTAGGATTAAGAGAGCAAAAAGAATTAGAAATACAAAAGCTACATACTTTCCTCCCCTGGGACCTAACAAGCCTATAATCATCGCAATCTGCGCCATACAGGGAATAGCAATTGCCATTAAAGTAGCTGCTATAAATTTTTCACGCCTTCCTTCCAAAATCCTAATAGCCAATGCTCCGGGAACATTACAACCCAACCCTAAAATAAAAGGCACTATTGCGTATCCGTGAAGACCTAAATGATGCATGAAATTATCTACTAAAACAGCAAGACGGGGCAAATAACCAAAATCTTCCAAAAATCCTAATATCAAATAAAAACTTAATATATAAGGTAAAACCATCGCAATCGGCACAAAAAGTCCCGTAGTTAAAAGTCCGAAGGATTGTCCAAAATCTATTTTGCCTTCAATAAAAGTACCTATTAGGATATTATGTAAAAACGTGCCTGCGCCTAAAAAATTACTTAATTTTACAATCAAAGGTAACCATAATTTATAAAAAAGAGGATTAAATATATAGGCGATGAGATTCTCCCCTATAAAACGAACCAGCCAAAAGGCACAAAAAATAACACCTGCCGCAAGAGGCAATCCGGTCAAGGGCTTAATGCTTAAATCTTCCAGTCTTTCTAATAGAGTATGATGATGGTGAAATAATTTTTGCGATTCTATAACAATAAGACCTATTTCTTCCCATATTTTATTTTTGGAAAGCGATTGTTTTTTTGCAACTTTCGCTTTGGGTAACTGCTTAACTAATTCATTTATGCCCTCGCCTGTTAATCCGCATGTTGGAATTACAGGAACACCTAATTTTTTCTCCAGTTTTTTTACATCAATGTGGATTCCCTGATGTTTTGTGTCATCCCACATATTCAAAGCTACAATCATAGGAATACCCTTTCCCAATAACTGCAGTGTCAAATACAGATTTCTTTCCAAATTTGTAGCATCAATAATATTTATAATTACACAATCATTGTTTAACATACGGACAGCAACTTCTTCCGCGTTACAGGTAGGTTCTAACGAATAAGTGCCGGGAACATCTATTATCATTGACTGTTGGCTACCTATTTTCATCTGCCCCTGGGTAAACTCTATTGTAGTGCCGGGATAATTGGAAATTATTACTTTTGCGCCTGTAAGACGTGAAAATATGGCGCTTTTGCCGACATTGGGATTACCCATCAATAAAATCTTGCTTAGCATTCTTCCTTCACCTCAACAAAAATTCTTTTAGCCATTCCAAAACCTATAGCTACCTGCATATTGTCCACTTCTACGGTTTGAGGACCTCCCCAAAAATGAGAGCTTACTTTTTTAATTTTCTTGCCCGGTCTTATACCAATACAATGTATTTTGTTGGTAAACCCAAATCCGCCTTGTATTGTTTTTACTATTGCCAATTTACCG
Encoded proteins:
- a CDS encoding DUF3320 domain-containing protein, translating into MNIVEERINRWKRKLIDLSKRNRLLNFRPTKVTTIRIIDEIPTEIYKLIVTNNTSMTFLHIPSEEDKEEKIEDKQETNTSSQEFQAYEGSDLEEKYIDKYLQTNLSKEDLRRNLFRIYSKTTSVMEEQGYNALFLALGYLEWYESDNSNVQLKAPIILVPVELTRQSVKGSFKLKYADDPIIFNPALIQKLKNDFGIKLETDEYFNEEVDPQQILAWVRETVKNYKRWRVTNDIYLSLFSFSKFIMYKDTEKYFNILLNNPFIRKICEQFSDKNVSLGLLEEEKDLDGVLTPHNTFQILDADSSQQQVILAAKRGKNLVVEGPPGTGKSQTIANIISEFLAENKKVLFVSQKMAALEVVKKRLDNNGIGDFCLELHSRKANKNKIIKELVRVLETPKKPDHSHDDEISNIEGIKKELNDYVKAIHTPYGKLEMTPYQAFGIINKHSDMEDMSLIFKDIQEWSKHKYNKCCDLLGNLAHNLSKIHTPVDHPWYGSQLTAIYYQDKTNLKKLMELIVENYSTMQNHLEKLKKCLFFNNPITITKIETLIDINLLLNKYYRYIKNPFLRLTISFWKNHSLLKKHISNAQHGKQVELAFDKLKNQKRIRQEEKINIESYEPTIYALLKLLGKLKEDISNLLEIVKFDNFLLFDMNHTECNLSDLTSKIKRMKDNIDSLDDWVRYQDTLQECQKEELGDFVDKVISSKIPLEIVVNAFECQFLRCWLDAVFSERKSLRKFYGEDHEKLIQKFGELDKKQIKLAKVRLQHALSGKYDSNYTPSKASELGILRREGRKNRAHMPLRKLFTLAPNIITSLKPCLMMSPLTVAQFINPELVRFDLVIFDEASQIPPEDSIGSILRGNQIIVAGDSKQLPPTSFFQSEVLTPEDEDDSSVEETAPEDLDSILDECAVSGIQKAPLLWHYRSKHESLIAFSNKNFYNNRLFTFPCAEEECPNLGIKFHYKPDTFYDRGGKGTNIEEAIVVANAVFKHFKENPALSLGVGTFSIRQKYAIEDAIEGMLREDNSLEVFFAKDRPEHFFIKNLETIQGDERDVIFISVGYGKDQNGRLPMNFGPINKIGGARRLNVLVTRARQRLNIFSSIRGDDFDLSKTDKEGVRFFKSYLDFAEKGKTFLLQDVYSEGLSESPFEESVYDLLIAKGFKVRKQVGCSGYRIDLAVIDDDSPGKYILGIECDGACYHSSLTARDRDRLRQEVLESLNWNIYRIWSTDWFKNSRKEFEKLLYAIEKAKKGEFSKKKIEFDSEYVIKYKDAKRVNKQSEVKSYQLAPHPFKFVSYPSNFYSADYPGIASVLQIIVKYEGPIHRNEAWKRVIQCWDICSIGNRIRQILQSTEDYSVSNKMIKKKGEFYWSINMIKPRVRKRDSKEIARKIRLIAPEEIGEATLIVLKKEYSMPKDNLIDQTAKLLGFDRVTEDTNRYIWESINNYKKSNKILEINERFTFNTDEEESFGKEKILKAKKDNALDEIPPVKIKSREEEKSKLKDIEGHIKQAIENHSIITIEYTSRSSRSTVRKIEPHHYDGIYIRAFCHLAKEDRTFRIDRIKRIVTE
- a CDS encoding DUF4445 domain-containing protein, producing the protein MSARFASRRASPSACNDNKDVLKMSKIYFPQYKKGKEGLVLENGLSILDYIKKTGIEINAECGGKGKCGKCRVRIEKGKENLNELAKSEKSFSLSSDERLACQAKVTKDVGNITVFIKEPGKYQILKEGTALNQNKFGSGLKLNPSTILKDNRVVYDGETLDDYKGKIYGLGVDVGTTTLVFEIVNLQTGEIVKTIAKTNPQIIYGGDVVSRIEHAIVGERRLAYRTEEEIKIKIQQLQKCVIDGINESLKELDIAQYIYEAIIVGNSTMRNIFFGLDIFSLGLRPYEPVHKEPIVRTAEELGLNIFPKAKVYGASLIGGHAGADALADIIASEIYNSVQPSMLIDIGTNGEVILGNSKRLISATLAAGGAYEGANVTSGTGAIEGAIKNIKIENGKAIYQTIGEKEPVGICGSGLIDLLAELLKCGIMSKDAKIKGDFLVTDLPRQFFLPAKCSVAGVAGKIKLTQSDIYQLVNAKASLKTDQLILLKHYGIDVKDLDKIYLSGGFGNYINVKNAIKIGLLPDAEEKVVKIGNGALAGAREMLLSKKIRKTAEEIAKKIKHIKPNELEKDFNYLIADNMYFED
- a CDS encoding ferrous iron transporter B, which produces MGNPNVGKSAIFSRLTGAKVIISNYPGTTIEFTQGQMKIGSQQSMIIDVPGTYSLEPTCNAEEVAVRMLNNDCVIINIIDATNLERNLYLTLQLLGKGIPMIVALNMWDDTKHQGIHIDVKKLEKKLGVPVIPTCGLTGEGINELVKQLPKAKVAKKQSLSKNKIWEEIGLIVIESQKLFHHHHTLLERLEDLSIKPLTGLPLAAGVIFCAFWLVRFIGENLIAYIFNPLFYKLWLPLIVKLSNFLGAGTFLHNILIGTFIEGKIDFGQSFGLLTTGLFVPIAMVLPYILSFYLILGFLEDFGYLPRLAVLVDNFMHHLGLHGYAIVPFILGLGCNVPGALAIRILEGRREKFIAATLMAIAIPCMAQIAMIIGLLGPRGGKYVAFVFLILFALLILKGLILNKGLKGTSPELLLEIPPYRIPQTLAVIKKLWMRLAAFLKEALPLVLLGVFLVNMLHCLGIMDFIAKVFAPVFTTLLGLPKEAISSLIVGFLRKDVAIGMLGPLNLTTKQLIIGSTILTIYFPCIATFVVLIRELGIKDMFKATIIMITVALLVGTTLNLFL
- a CDS encoding ferrous iron transport protein A is translated as MEINLTQLKPGKLAIVKTIQGGFGFTNKIHCIGIRPGKKIKKVSSHFWGGPQTVEVDNMQVAIGFGMAKRIFVEVKEEC